A segment of the Tissierellales bacterium genome:
GTAGTTTGATTCCATAAAAATAATCCATCATCTAAAAGGTTATCTTCTATAATTTTTATATCCCATTCTTTAATCTATTCCTCTGTAAGAAAATGATTGAGTTTTATTAATATTTTACTCTCTCCTTTAAGAATACGTTTTATTTCTACTAATACTTTAATAGCATCTGATGGAATTAAATTATCAATTATATTTGATAATACTATAGCACCGTAAGAACTATTAGGAATAGTTTCTAATGACTTTACCTCACCTCTAGTAAAAGCAAAATTACCTGTTTTGCTCCCTTTTTGAATTTCTTTAGCCACTTTAATAGCCTCTTTTGAAATATCAATACCCCTATGATTCTCAGTGCCTCTTAAAGCACATTTAAATAGTAAAACTCCATTACCACATCCAAAATCAAGTATTTAATTTGAACCCTCGCAAAGCCAATCCAAGGCATTGTCTAAGTCACTATGTCCTACACTTTTAGACGTAACTTGTTTTACTTCAAGCTTCCCAAATACATCATTCCAATAGTTTGCACTTCTATCATATGTATCCATATAATCCCTCCGTTACGTTGATACTTTTCTCGCAATTATCTTATTCATAGCATGTTTATGAGGAATCCCAGAAGAATTACAGTCAAAAATAACCTCTTCAAATTCAACAATTTCCCAATCATGATAATAGGTTAGTAGTTCACCTGAAATCCAATTATAAGCATTAGGCTCGTTTTCTGGTGGTTGTGCAATAAATGGTTTTTCTACAAAAACATTAAATACATGGATACCACCATTATTAGTAAATCTTTTATAGTTATGAAATATATCAGGTCTTAATTCTGGTTTTACATAATGGATTACACCACTAGAAAATAGAATATCAAATTTTG
Coding sequences within it:
- a CDS encoding class I SAM-dependent methyltransferase, which produces MLDFGCGNGVLLFKCALRGTENHRGIDISKEAIKVAKEIQKGSKTGNFAFTRGEVKSLETIPNSSYGAIVLSNIIDNLIPSDAIKVLVEIKRILKGESKILIKLNHFLTEE